One Granulicella sp. 5B5 DNA window includes the following coding sequences:
- the ftsA gene encoding cell division protein FtsA yields MNAKTDNLITVLDAGSSKSCVLVAELTDGVLRYRGHGVEASRGMRRGAISDLGPAAEAIDAAALRAEKTAKAPIETAVVSVGGPHMRGVNSQGGINMGSRMKEITKEDVRAAIDRARSISLAPDREVLHLLPQQFILDDQGGIHDPVGMVGNRLEVGLHLVTCSGSASQNVVTCANRAGLEVLDTVFEGIAAAEAVLSADERELGVCLADIGSHSTELVVFFEGAVAHTAVLPIGGDHFTNDLAVGLQVSVEEAEQLKRMYGSCVVTSIPQLNEIEVGGNLATGGGSARLVRQRFLAEILEPRAREMLTMLRENLRHGGVLEAMGAGVVLTGGGSHLAGLLDNAESLLRVPARIGYPVPLSRMPAELAKPEFAAAIGMLLYTQRTQAKKAADEQGLKQKILSMFAGSF; encoded by the coding sequence ATGAATGCGAAGACCGACAACCTGATTACTGTGCTGGACGCGGGCAGCAGCAAGAGCTGTGTGCTGGTGGCGGAGCTGACCGATGGCGTGCTGCGGTATCGCGGGCATGGTGTGGAGGCTTCGCGTGGGATGCGGCGGGGAGCGATCTCGGATCTCGGCCCGGCAGCGGAGGCGATCGACGCGGCGGCACTGCGCGCGGAGAAGACGGCGAAGGCCCCGATTGAGACAGCAGTGGTGAGCGTGGGCGGGCCACATATGCGGGGGGTGAACTCGCAGGGCGGCATCAATATGGGCAGTCGCATGAAGGAGATTACGAAGGAAGATGTGCGGGCGGCGATTGACCGGGCGCGGTCGATCAGCCTGGCGCCGGACCGCGAGGTGCTGCACCTGCTGCCGCAGCAGTTCATCCTGGATGACCAGGGCGGGATTCATGACCCGGTGGGGATGGTGGGGAACCGGCTGGAGGTGGGGCTGCACCTGGTGACCTGCTCGGGGTCGGCGTCGCAGAACGTGGTGACATGCGCGAACCGCGCGGGGCTTGAGGTACTGGACACGGTGTTTGAAGGCATCGCTGCGGCGGAAGCGGTGCTGTCAGCCGATGAGCGCGAGCTGGGTGTTTGCCTAGCGGACATTGGGTCGCACTCGACCGAGCTGGTGGTGTTTTTTGAAGGCGCGGTGGCTCATACGGCGGTGCTGCCGATTGGTGGCGACCACTTTACGAACGATCTTGCGGTGGGGCTGCAGGTGAGCGTGGAGGAGGCCGAGCAGCTGAAGCGGATGTATGGGAGCTGCGTGGTGACGTCGATACCGCAGTTGAATGAGATTGAGGTGGGCGGCAACTTGGCGACGGGTGGCGGCTCGGCGCGGCTGGTGCGGCAGCGGTTCCTGGCGGAGATATTAGAGCCGAGGGCGCGGGAGATGCTGACCATGCTTCGTGAGAACCTGCGCCACGGCGGCGTGCTGGAGGCGATGGGCGCGGGTGTAGTGCTTACCGGCGGCGGGTCGCACCTGGCGGGGCTGCTGGACAACGCGGAGAGCCTGCTGCGGGTGCCGGCGCGGATTGGGTATCCGGTGCCGCTGAGCCGGATGCCGGCGGAGCTGGCCAAGCCGGAGTTCGCGGCCGCGATCGGAATGCTGCTGTATACGCAGAGGACGCAGGCGAAGAAAGCCGCCGATGAGCAGGGGCTGAAGCAGAAGATCCTTTCGATGTTTGCGGGGAGTTTTTAA
- a CDS encoding FtsQ-type POTRA domain-containing protein — translation MGKRATSAAAVLDAPEERYAPVAESGYRGPVPAPAGALQRGLNADPAEPFGYNADTDDDDYMPRRGKFRPTLKSLLRSRGGRGVVGVLALVAVGALAVGAAAVRYYLLQDPRFVVASSDDIQISGNTHLTREQLLGVFGGDLERNVFRVPLGEREADLQNLPWVEQATVMRLLPNQLRVQIVERVPVAFARQGTQIGLVDGHGELLDMGTDVRADAKYSFPVLTGINAADPESTREARMQLYQQFMQALDSGGQHFSKTVSEVDITEPDDLKALIASPDPSKGGSPEVLVHFGDDKFLSRYDEFEKLLPEWRQQYPKLAAADMRYEGQIVLEMRKDGDTVAQAASAQTQVSEARPGAPSVAAAVAAVKPAVLPVVKSAGAAKLVRASAPVVRAPAKSAPKKAAKPVARKAVAKKAAAKKKKAHAADGRDAANDKLFAELAAARKAK, via the coding sequence ATGGGAAAGCGCGCGACGTCTGCGGCAGCGGTGCTGGATGCGCCGGAGGAGAGGTATGCTCCGGTGGCCGAGTCCGGCTATCGCGGCCCCGTGCCTGCGCCGGCGGGAGCGCTGCAGCGCGGGCTGAATGCAGATCCGGCTGAACCATTTGGTTATAACGCCGATACGGACGATGACGACTACATGCCGCGGCGGGGGAAGTTTCGCCCGACGCTGAAGAGCCTGCTGCGCAGCAGGGGCGGGCGCGGTGTGGTGGGTGTGCTGGCGCTGGTGGCTGTGGGCGCTCTGGCGGTGGGAGCGGCGGCGGTGCGGTACTACCTGTTGCAGGACCCGCGGTTTGTGGTGGCGAGCTCGGACGATATCCAGATCAGCGGGAACACGCACCTGACGCGCGAACAGCTGCTGGGTGTGTTTGGTGGCGACCTGGAGCGGAACGTCTTTCGGGTGCCGCTAGGTGAGCGCGAGGCGGACCTGCAGAACCTGCCGTGGGTGGAGCAAGCGACGGTGATGCGTCTGCTGCCGAACCAGCTAAGGGTGCAGATTGTGGAGCGGGTGCCGGTGGCGTTCGCGCGGCAGGGGACCCAGATTGGGCTGGTGGACGGGCATGGCGAGCTGCTGGATATGGGCACGGATGTGCGGGCGGATGCGAAGTACTCGTTCCCGGTGCTGACGGGGATCAATGCGGCTGACCCGGAGTCGACGCGCGAGGCACGGATGCAGCTGTACCAGCAGTTTATGCAGGCCCTGGACAGCGGCGGGCAGCACTTTTCAAAGACGGTGAGCGAGGTGGACATCACGGAGCCGGATGACCTGAAGGCGCTGATCGCGTCGCCTGATCCGTCGAAGGGCGGTAGCCCGGAGGTGCTGGTGCACTTTGGCGATGACAAGTTTTTGAGCCGGTACGACGAGTTCGAGAAGCTGCTGCCGGAGTGGCGGCAGCAGTATCCGAAGCTGGCGGCGGCGGACATGCGGTATGAAGGCCAGATTGTGCTGGAGATGCGGAAGGATGGGGATACGGTGGCGCAAGCTGCGTCGGCTCAAACCCAGGTCTCAGAAGCGAGACCTGGGGCACCCAGTGTTGCGGCGGCGGTTGCTGCGGTGAAGCCTGCAGTGCTGCCGGTCGTGAAGTCAGCGGGAGCCGCGAAGCTGGTGCGGGCGAGTGCGCCGGTGGTGAGGGCTCCTGCGAAGTCTGCGCCGAAGAAGGCCGCGAAGCCGGTTGCGAGGAAGGCAGTGGCGAAGAAGGCGGCTGCGAAGAAAAAGAAAGCGCACGCGGCAGATGGTCGCGATGCGGCGAATGACAAGCTGTTTGCGGAGTTGGCGGCGGCGCGGAAGGCGAAGTAG
- a CDS encoding type II toxin-antitoxin system VapC family toxin, with translation MTVYLDSSFVVALYVSEGKSALAAETFRRFAEGACVSALTDIEVAAALQKHASPNRQGGYRLYRQDRESGLYTTLSMDEAVFEEARTIAESHAGAYFLRSLDILQLAIARRHGTSRIATFDDRMAAAAVALGLEVLSPRS, from the coding sequence GTGACGGTTTATCTCGATAGCAGTTTTGTTGTGGCATTGTATGTTTCAGAGGGGAAGTCAGCCTTAGCGGCTGAGACTTTCAGACGCTTTGCCGAAGGCGCTTGTGTAAGCGCGTTGACCGATATTGAGGTTGCGGCGGCTTTACAGAAGCATGCCTCTCCGAACAGGCAGGGTGGCTATCGTTTGTACCGGCAAGACCGTGAGAGCGGACTCTACACGACGCTGTCCATGGATGAAGCTGTATTCGAAGAGGCGCGGACCATTGCGGAGTCGCATGCGGGGGCTTATTTTCTACGATCCTTGGACATCTTGCAGCTGGCGATAGCCCGGAGACACGGTACGAGCCGTATAGCCACATTCGATGATCGAATGGCTGCTGCGGCGGTGGCGTTGGGATTGGAAGTTTTGTCGCCTCGTTCCTGA
- the murC gene encoding UDP-N-acetylmuramate--L-alanine ligase: MSLPAHALFAPTQRVHFIGTGGIGMSGIAEILLTMGYAVSGSDLKASPATERLQGLGATIYVGHKAENAAACDVIVTSSAVAKDNPEVLEARRRKIPVIQRAEMLAELMRLKYGIAVAGMHGKTTTTSMVAAVLAGGELDPTVVVGGRVGAMGSNARLGKSQYLVAEADESDRSFLKLSPVLAVVTNLDREHMESYRDMEDVENCFVEFMDKVPFYGAVTACVDNAMLRGILPRVQRRVYTYGESAEADFRVRVLPNPTHPSDKAAGMNGAPSGFSRFEVVAKGVVLGPFSLHVPGRHNVLNATAAVAVGVQLGVSQEQIVAGLESFRGVDRRFQVRGVESGVTVVDDYGHHPTEIKATLQAARECGYERVLVLFQPHRYTRTRDLMGEFAGAFGDADAVMVLDVYAASEEPIEGVNGESLAGAIRYKKGGGVEYVASMGDAVAKLAAMARPGDMVLTLGAGSVSQAGPMLLEALKGRE; the protein is encoded by the coding sequence ATGAGTCTTCCAGCACATGCATTGTTTGCGCCCACGCAGCGGGTGCATTTTATTGGGACCGGTGGGATTGGGATGAGCGGGATCGCGGAGATCCTGCTGACGATGGGGTATGCGGTTTCGGGGTCCGATCTAAAAGCAAGCCCGGCGACGGAGCGGCTGCAGGGGCTGGGAGCGACGATCTATGTAGGACATAAGGCGGAGAATGCTGCGGCGTGCGATGTGATCGTGACGAGCTCGGCGGTGGCGAAGGACAATCCCGAGGTGCTGGAGGCGCGGCGAAGGAAGATCCCGGTGATTCAGCGGGCGGAGATGCTGGCGGAGCTGATGCGGCTGAAGTATGGGATCGCCGTCGCCGGGATGCACGGGAAGACGACGACGACGAGCATGGTGGCGGCGGTGCTGGCGGGCGGTGAGCTCGATCCGACGGTGGTGGTGGGCGGGCGCGTGGGGGCGATGGGGTCGAATGCGCGGCTGGGGAAGTCGCAATATTTAGTGGCTGAGGCGGATGAGAGTGATCGCAGCTTCTTGAAGCTGTCGCCTGTGCTGGCGGTGGTGACGAACCTTGATCGCGAGCACATGGAGAGCTATCGCGATATGGAGGATGTGGAGAACTGCTTTGTAGAGTTTATGGACAAGGTGCCGTTTTATGGCGCGGTGACGGCTTGCGTGGACAATGCGATGCTGCGGGGGATTCTGCCGCGAGTGCAGCGCAGGGTGTACACGTATGGAGAGAGCGCAGAGGCGGATTTTCGGGTGAGGGTGTTGCCGAACCCCACTCATCCCAGCGATAAGGCTGCTGGGATGAATGGGGCACCCAGCGGATTTTCGCGGTTTGAAGTTGTTGCGAAGGGTGTGGTGCTGGGGCCGTTTTCGCTGCATGTGCCGGGCCGGCACAATGTGCTGAATGCGACGGCGGCGGTGGCTGTGGGGGTGCAGCTGGGGGTGTCTCAGGAGCAGATTGTGGCTGGGCTGGAGAGCTTTCGGGGAGTGGACCGGCGGTTTCAGGTTCGCGGCGTAGAGAGCGGTGTGACGGTAGTGGATGACTATGGACATCATCCGACGGAGATTAAGGCGACTCTGCAAGCGGCGCGGGAGTGCGGCTACGAGCGAGTGCTGGTGCTGTTTCAGCCGCACCGGTACACGCGGACTCGCGACCTGATGGGGGAGTTTGCAGGGGCGTTTGGCGATGCGGACGCGGTGATGGTGCTAGATGTGTACGCTGCGAGCGAGGAGCCGATCGAGGGTGTGAATGGGGAGTCGCTGGCGGGAGCGATCCGGTACAAGAAGGGTGGCGGGGTGGAGTATGTGGCGTCCATGGGAGACGCGGTGGCGAAGCTGGCGGCGATGGCGAGGCCGGGCGATATGGTGCTGACGCTGGGTGCGGGGAGCGTGAGCCAGGCGGGGCCGATGCTGCTGGAGGCGTTGAAGGGCAGGGAGTAA
- a CDS encoding phage tail sheath C-terminal domain-containing protein — MANISLKHPGVHITTIDTPLDAIASAPTSVTLFIGRTPLASAGSPIPTSVDSFVAFQQLFGALNPAYPLTYALWLFFNNGGAQALVLSTGTGATTPTPDPRLAALAAIDTPFDILILPPDTLNGDLDTVLLNAALALCVQQRAMLLIDAPVAWSTRAKNGDLTFTPADLNLAPAASLSNCALYFPRIEILDPLAPVGIEAHPITLTAAPAIAAIWATTDTRTGVWESPAGQSAALNGIASLATPITDTQQGPLNLLGINCLRTFPTLGTLIWGARTLSTQDSNYRYISVRRLALFIESSLLAGLAWTAFKPNDESLWAAIGLKVSPFLTNLWQAGAIAGPTPDQAFFIRRDASTTQDIDNGIVNIFIGIAPIQPGEFVIIPIQLLAATPNP, encoded by the coding sequence ATGGCCAACATCTCCCTCAAACACCCCGGTGTCCACATCACGACCATCGATACCCCCCTCGACGCCATCGCCTCCGCACCCACCTCCGTCACCCTCTTCATCGGACGCACCCCACTCGCCTCCGCAGGCTCCCCAATACCCACCTCCGTCGACAGCTTCGTAGCCTTCCAGCAACTCTTTGGAGCGCTCAACCCCGCCTATCCGCTCACCTACGCGCTCTGGCTCTTCTTCAACAACGGCGGCGCACAGGCGCTCGTCCTCTCCACCGGCACCGGCGCCACCACGCCCACACCCGACCCGCGCCTCGCCGCACTCGCAGCCATCGACACGCCCTTCGACATCCTCATCCTCCCGCCCGATACCCTCAACGGCGATCTCGACACCGTGCTCCTCAACGCCGCCCTCGCTCTCTGCGTCCAGCAACGCGCCATGCTCCTCATCGACGCCCCCGTAGCCTGGTCCACTCGAGCGAAAAACGGCGACCTCACCTTCACCCCCGCCGACCTCAACCTTGCTCCCGCCGCCAGCCTCTCCAACTGCGCGCTCTACTTCCCACGCATCGAAATCCTCGACCCCCTCGCACCTGTCGGTATCGAAGCCCACCCCATCACCCTCACCGCAGCTCCAGCCATCGCCGCCATCTGGGCCACCACCGACACCCGCACCGGCGTCTGGGAGAGCCCCGCCGGCCAGTCCGCCGCACTCAACGGCATCGCCAGTCTCGCCACCCCGATCACCGACACCCAGCAGGGCCCCCTCAACCTGCTCGGCATCAACTGCCTCCGCACCTTCCCCACCCTCGGCACCCTCATCTGGGGTGCGCGCACCCTCTCTACACAAGACTCCAACTACCGGTACATCTCCGTCCGACGCCTCGCGCTCTTCATTGAGTCCAGTCTCCTCGCAGGCCTTGCCTGGACGGCCTTCAAACCCAACGATGAGTCGCTATGGGCCGCTATCGGGTTAAAGGTCAGCCCCTTCCTTACCAACCTCTGGCAGGCCGGCGCCATCGCCGGCCCAACACCCGACCAGGCCTTCTTCATCCGTCGCGACGCCTCCACCACGCAGGACATCGACAACGGTATCGTCAACATCTTCATCGGCATCGCACCCATCCAGCCCGGCGAGTTCGTCATCATCCCGATCCAGCTCTTAGCCGCCACCCCAAACCCTTAG
- a CDS encoding YXWGXW repeat-containing protein: protein MNVTRALRSTFAGGTALALGLLAASTARAQNSYNDPSYQSQPAPQDQYQDQQYQNQNPGQYQDQGQYQQQAPPSGSPEANVAPPAIPDYDQPPCPGDGYLWTPGYWAWGPGGYYWVNGAWVEPPYTDALWTPGYWGLYDGYYGWYPGYWGLTVGYYGGINYGFGYFGLGFYGGYWHGGHFWYNRAYGHFGPGFHGNFYNHQYAGFRNGRPGGAAFARGGAGGYRGAFASANHGGYNVNRGGSQSFNHGGQSFRQGSAQGFNRGAAPASRSGSFNGGARPATSGAGGGGYHGGGGGFHGGGGGGGHAGGGGHGGGGHR, encoded by the coding sequence ATGAACGTCACTCGGGCACTTCGCAGCACATTCGCAGGCGGTACCGCTCTGGCTCTGGGCCTGCTCGCAGCCTCCACGGCGCGGGCACAGAACAGCTACAACGACCCTTCCTACCAGTCGCAGCCTGCTCCCCAGGATCAGTATCAGGATCAGCAGTACCAGAACCAGAACCCCGGCCAGTATCAGGATCAGGGACAGTACCAGCAGCAGGCGCCCCCGTCCGGCTCACCCGAGGCGAACGTCGCACCTCCGGCCATCCCGGACTACGACCAGCCCCCCTGCCCCGGCGACGGCTACCTCTGGACCCCCGGCTACTGGGCATGGGGACCCGGTGGCTACTACTGGGTCAACGGCGCCTGGGTTGAGCCTCCCTACACCGATGCCCTCTGGACTCCCGGTTACTGGGGCCTCTATGACGGCTACTACGGCTGGTACCCCGGCTACTGGGGCCTGACCGTCGGCTACTACGGCGGCATCAACTACGGCTTCGGCTACTTCGGCCTCGGCTTCTACGGCGGCTACTGGCACGGCGGACACTTCTGGTACAACCGCGCCTACGGCCACTTCGGCCCCGGCTTCCATGGCAACTTCTATAACCACCAGTACGCAGGCTTCCGCAACGGACGCCCCGGCGGTGCGGCCTTCGCCCGAGGCGGAGCCGGCGGCTATCGCGGGGCCTTCGCCAGCGCTAACCACGGCGGCTACAACGTCAACCGCGGCGGCTCGCAGAGTTTCAACCATGGCGGCCAGAGCTTCCGTCAGGGCTCCGCACAGGGCTTCAATCGCGGAGCAGCCCCCGCATCCCGCAGCGGTAGCTTCAACGGCGGCGCCCGTCCGGCCACCAGTGGTGCTGGTGGTGGCGGATACCACGGTGGCGGCGGTGGCTTCCATGGCGGTGGTGGTGGCGGTGGTCACGCTGGTGGTGGTGGTCACGGCGGCGGCGGACATCGCTAA
- the murG gene encoding undecaprenyldiphospho-muramoylpentapeptide beta-N-acetylglucosaminyltransferase — protein MIAGGGTGGHVVPALAIGRRLRDAHGAEVRFVGTSRGIETKLVPEAGFKLELVRSGQLKNVSLMTKLRTALDVPLGVLHCVGLLRAFRPQVVVGVGGYASGPMMLAAVLMGVPTLVYEPNAVPGLTNRVLGKRVSAAAVNFRQTVSYFRNAEVTGVPVRPEIFELPERVAGAAPRLLVTAGSNGALVFNETMPRIAARLLSEVPGLTIVHQSGPKRLEATRAEYSASGADAARWSVKAFLTDMPEQYAAADVVLARSGSTTAELCAAGKASVLVPLATAADDHQRKNAEVIVSAGAAVMLLQKDVTPESLYGALYALLTDAPWRAEMAAKAKALAKPGALDRIAAMVLELAGR, from the coding sequence ATGATTGCCGGTGGGGGCACGGGTGGGCATGTGGTGCCGGCGCTGGCGATTGGGCGTCGGCTGCGGGATGCGCATGGGGCCGAAGTGCGGTTTGTGGGGACGTCGCGTGGGATTGAAACGAAGCTGGTGCCGGAGGCCGGGTTCAAGCTGGAGCTGGTGCGCAGTGGGCAGCTGAAGAACGTGAGCCTGATGACCAAGCTGCGGACTGCGCTGGATGTGCCGCTGGGTGTGCTGCATTGTGTAGGGCTGCTGCGGGCGTTCAGACCGCAGGTGGTGGTGGGTGTGGGCGGGTATGCGAGCGGTCCGATGATGCTGGCGGCGGTATTGATGGGGGTTCCGACGCTGGTGTATGAGCCGAATGCTGTACCGGGGCTGACGAACCGTGTGCTGGGCAAGCGGGTGAGCGCGGCGGCGGTGAACTTCAGACAGACGGTGAGCTACTTTCGCAATGCCGAGGTGACGGGCGTTCCGGTGCGGCCGGAGATCTTTGAACTGCCGGAGCGGGTGGCAGGGGCTGCGCCTCGGTTGCTGGTGACGGCGGGCAGCAATGGGGCGCTGGTGTTCAACGAGACGATGCCGCGGATTGCGGCGCGGCTGTTGAGCGAGGTGCCGGGGCTGACGATTGTGCACCAGTCGGGGCCGAAGCGGCTGGAGGCGACGCGGGCGGAGTATAGCGCGAGTGGCGCGGATGCTGCGCGGTGGTCGGTGAAGGCGTTTCTGACCGATATGCCGGAGCAGTATGCGGCGGCGGATGTGGTGCTGGCGCGGTCGGGAAGCACGACGGCGGAGTTGTGTGCTGCGGGCAAGGCGTCGGTGCTGGTGCCGCTGGCGACGGCCGCGGATGACCATCAACGGAAGAATGCCGAGGTGATCGTGTCGGCTGGCGCGGCGGTGATGTTATTGCAGAAGGACGTTACGCCGGAGTCGCTATATGGGGCGCTGTATGCGCTGTTGACGGATGCTCCGTGGCGAGCGGAGATGGCCGCGAAGGCGAAGGCGCTGGCGAAGCCGGGAGCGCTGGACCGGATTGCTGCGATGGTGCTGGAGCTGGCGGGGCGGTAG
- the ftsW gene encoding putative lipid II flippase FtsW, which translates to MAKRVGVDKWLFGTVLLLVLFGLVSVFSASAVMAKATLGSPYAFVIKQAAFALAGLIALFVLMRVDYRRYNNRFLIFTAMGATAVMLLAVFVMRGKVNGAHRWIPLGPATLQPSELAKPMIVFFLAWFLQTRIHAIDNIKETILPAVIPPLVFIALILKEPDLGTALVCAAVVVFMLFLAGLPLRWIAVAAACAAPVMYWMLFHVSWRAARMKVFLNPEADPKGAGFHILQSLIAVGSGGIYGRGLMEGVQKLFYLPEPHTDFIFANICEELGLIGALCVVAAFCIVGYRGLRAAFLSTDPFARFLAFGLTTALLVQAFFNISVVLALVPTKGIPLPLISSGGTSVFVTLACMGVLLNVTREID; encoded by the coding sequence ATGGCGAAGCGGGTTGGCGTCGATAAGTGGTTGTTTGGAACGGTGCTGCTGCTGGTGCTGTTTGGGCTGGTGAGCGTGTTCTCGGCGTCGGCGGTGATGGCGAAGGCGACGCTGGGGTCGCCGTATGCGTTTGTGATCAAGCAGGCAGCGTTTGCGTTGGCCGGGCTGATTGCGCTGTTTGTGCTGATGCGTGTGGACTACCGCCGGTACAACAACAGGTTCCTGATTTTTACGGCGATGGGCGCGACGGCGGTGATGCTTCTTGCAGTGTTTGTGATGCGCGGCAAGGTGAATGGAGCGCACCGCTGGATACCGCTGGGGCCGGCTACGTTGCAGCCTTCGGAGCTGGCCAAGCCGATGATTGTGTTCTTCCTGGCGTGGTTTCTGCAGACACGCATCCACGCGATCGACAACATCAAGGAGACGATTCTACCGGCAGTGATTCCGCCGCTGGTGTTCATTGCGCTGATTTTGAAGGAGCCAGACCTTGGCACCGCGCTGGTGTGCGCGGCGGTGGTGGTGTTCATGCTGTTTCTGGCGGGGCTGCCGCTGCGGTGGATCGCGGTGGCTGCTGCGTGTGCGGCGCCTGTGATGTACTGGATGCTGTTTCATGTTTCATGGCGGGCCGCGCGCATGAAGGTGTTTCTGAATCCTGAGGCCGATCCCAAGGGTGCGGGGTTTCACATTTTGCAGTCGCTGATTGCGGTGGGGTCGGGCGGCATCTATGGACGAGGGCTGATGGAGGGTGTGCAGAAGCTGTTTTATCTGCCGGAGCCGCATACGGACTTTATCTTCGCGAACATCTGCGAGGAGCTGGGTTTGATCGGCGCGCTGTGTGTGGTGGCGGCGTTTTGCATCGTGGGGTATCGCGGGCTGCGGGCGGCGTTTTTATCGACGGACCCGTTTGCGCGGTTCCTGGCGTTTGGGCTGACGACGGCGCTGCTGGTGCAGGCGTTCTTCAACATTAGCGTGGTGCTGGCGCTGGTGCCGACGAAAGGGATTCCGTTGCCGCTGATCTCGTCGGGCGGGACGAGTGTGTTTGTTACGTTGGCGTGCATGGGCGTGCTGTTGAATGTGACTCGTGAGATTGATTGA
- the murD gene encoding UDP-N-acetylmuramoyl-L-alanine--D-glutamate ligase, whose translation MLELKNKRVLVVGLGKSGLAAAQFLKERGARVTVSDARPATLIAELPSLLEQGFSVEAGSHGLLTFRRQDLIVVSPGVPSSTPELVQVRALGMRIIGELELGAQYLQGEIIAITGSNGKTTTTSLVGEILKAAGRPTLVGGNIGRPVTAMVAESVALSNNPSGAEAPVLSAPQDGRAEARPLQSGTVWSVLEVSSFQLETIETFKPRIALVLNITPDHLDRHGSFEAYATAKARITENQTADDFLVLNGENKAAQMVAAKTKAQIYWFSARRPIKQGVFVHGESILFVAKEGAIAEPVMPVSEVPLAGAHNVENVLAAVCAARLAGVSSEVIRGAVKSFKAVEHRLEFVREVRGVKYYNDSKATNVDATEKAIAAFAGGVHVILGGKDKDSDYATLAPLLRERVKTVITIGSAAEKIERQLAGVVKIENAETLQRAVAKAEELAVAGDTVLLAPACASFDQFENYEHRGRVFKELVQAL comes from the coding sequence ATGCTTGAGCTAAAGAATAAACGCGTGTTGGTGGTGGGGCTGGGGAAGAGTGGGTTGGCGGCGGCGCAGTTTTTGAAGGAACGCGGGGCGCGGGTGACGGTGAGTGATGCTCGGCCAGCGACGCTGATTGCGGAGCTGCCGAGCCTGCTGGAGCAGGGGTTTTCGGTGGAGGCGGGGAGCCATGGGCTGCTGACGTTTCGTCGGCAGGATTTGATTGTGGTGAGCCCGGGTGTGCCGAGCTCGACGCCGGAACTGGTGCAGGTGCGGGCGCTGGGGATGCGGATTATTGGTGAGCTGGAGCTTGGGGCGCAGTATCTGCAAGGGGAGATTATTGCGATTACGGGGTCGAATGGGAAGACTACGACGACCTCGCTGGTGGGCGAGATTCTGAAGGCGGCGGGGAGGCCGACGCTGGTGGGTGGGAACATCGGCAGGCCGGTGACGGCGATGGTGGCGGAGAGCGTGGCGCTGAGTAACAATCCCTCCGGGGCTGAAGCCCCAGTTCTTTCAGCGCCCCAAGATGGACGGGCTGAAGCCCGCCCCCTTCAAAGCGGAACGGTGTGGAGTGTGCTGGAGGTTTCTAGCTTTCAGCTGGAGACGATTGAGACGTTCAAGCCGCGGATTGCGCTGGTGCTGAATATTACGCCGGACCATCTGGACCGGCATGGCAGCTTTGAAGCGTATGCGACGGCGAAGGCGCGGATTACAGAGAACCAGACTGCAGATGACTTTCTGGTGCTGAATGGTGAGAACAAGGCGGCGCAGATGGTGGCTGCGAAGACGAAGGCACAGATTTACTGGTTCAGTGCGCGGAGGCCGATCAAGCAGGGTGTGTTTGTGCATGGCGAGTCGATCCTTTTTGTGGCGAAGGAAGGCGCTATTGCGGAGCCGGTGATGCCGGTGAGCGAGGTGCCACTGGCGGGTGCGCACAATGTGGAGAACGTGCTGGCGGCGGTGTGCGCGGCGCGGCTGGCAGGTGTGTCGAGTGAGGTGATTCGTGGCGCGGTGAAGAGCTTCAAGGCTGTGGAGCACCGGCTGGAGTTTGTGCGCGAGGTGCGTGGAGTGAAGTACTACAACGACTCCAAGGCGACGAACGTGGATGCGACGGAGAAGGCGATTGCTGCGTTTGCGGGTGGAGTGCATGTGATTTTGGGGGGGAAGGACAAAGACTCGGATTATGCGACGCTGGCGCCGCTGCTGCGCGAGAGGGTGAAGACGGTTATCACGATTGGTTCAGCGGCAGAAAAGATTGAGCGGCAGCTGGCCGGAGTCGTGAAGATAGAGAATGCGGAGACACTGCAGCGTGCGGTGGCCAAGGCCGAGGAGCTTGCTGTCGCGGGCGATACGGTGTTGCTGGCACCGGCGTGTGCGAGCTTCGACCAGTTTGAGAACTATGAGCACCGCGGGCGGGTGTTCAAGGAGCTGGTGCAGGCGCTGTAG